Proteins found in one Colletes latitarsis isolate SP2378_abdomen chromosome 8, iyColLati1, whole genome shotgun sequence genomic segment:
- the Arfip gene encoding ADP ribosylation factor interacting protein arfaptin isoform X1 has product MKHSNIICRNTTGLFIHNLIYNIFLGIAVSSGMERSIHEMLKDAPSLNDNDNTVHSGTPPPHVPNNCNNDSQTRPATINLTMSSPMSQTSVTISPNTPIPNNDTQTMGTAQRKIESIKNWSISTYKCTRQLMYEKLGKTSRTVDSELETQIELLRDTQRKYCNVLRLSRALASHFHHVVQTQHALGEAFSELAQKSPELQEEFLYNSETQRYLTKNGETLLGALNFFVSSVNTLCNKTIEDTLLTVRQYETARIEYDAYRTDLEALAQATKSDGTNAARLEEAQSNYEEHKQNFEKLRSDVSIKLKFLDENRIKVMHKQLLLFHNAISAYFSGNQTALEATLKQFKIKVKPPNSSLPSWLEQ; this is encoded by the exons ATGAAGCATTCAAATATAATATGTCGCAATACAACTGGATTATTTATACATAATTTAATATACAACATTTTTCTGGGCA TTGCTGTATCAAGTGGAATGGAGCGAAGTATTCATGAAATGTTAAAAGATGCTCCTTCTTTAAACGATAATGACAACACAGTTCATAGCGGAACCCCTCCCCCTCATGTACCAAACAATTGTAACAATGATAGTCAAACTAGACCAGCTACAATAAATTTAACGATGTCTAGTCCTATGTCACAAACAT CTGTAACAATATCTCCAAATACACCTATTCCCAATAATGATACACAAACAATGGGTACTGCtcaaagaaaaattgaaagcaTTAAAAATTGGAGTATTTCTACATATAAGTGTACCAGACAGTTAATGTATGAAAAACTTGGAAAAACATCTCGTACAGTTGATTCGG AGCTGGAAACGCAAATTGAATTATTGAGAGACACTCAACGTAAATATTGCAATGTATTACGGTTATCAAGAGCACTGGCTTCCCATTTTCATCATGTTGTTCAAACACAACATGCTCTTGGAGAAGCATTTTCTGAGTTAGCACAGAAATCTCCCGAGTTACAAGAAGAGTTtctgtacaactctgaaacccaGAGATATTTAACTAAAAACGGTGAAACGCTATTAGGGGCCTtaaatttttttgtttcttcCGTAAATACGCTCTGTAATAAAACTATTGAAGACACCTTGCTCACAGTACGGCAGTATGAAACAGCAAG AATAGAATATGATGCCTATAGAACGGATCTTGAAGCATTAGCGCAAGCAACCAAATCTGACGGTACTAATGCGGCAAGATTAGAAGAGGCGCAATCTAATTACGAGgaacataaacaaaattttgagaAACTACGTTCAGATGTTTCGATTAAGcttaaatttttagacgaaaacaGG ATCAAGGTAATGCATAAACAGTTACTGTTGTTTCATAATGCAATATCCGCCTACTTTTCTGGAAATCAAACTGCATTGGAAGCAACATTGAAGCAATTTAAGATAAAGGTTAAACCACCAAATTCGTCTTTACCATCGTGGCTCGAGCAGTAG
- the Arfip gene encoding ADP ribosylation factor interacting protein arfaptin isoform X2, producing MFHIVAVSSGMERSIHEMLKDAPSLNDNDNTVHSGTPPPHVPNNCNNDSQTRPATINLTMSSPMSQTSVTISPNTPIPNNDTQTMGTAQRKIESIKNWSISTYKCTRQLMYEKLGKTSRTVDSELETQIELLRDTQRKYCNVLRLSRALASHFHHVVQTQHALGEAFSELAQKSPELQEEFLYNSETQRYLTKNGETLLGALNFFVSSVNTLCNKTIEDTLLTVRQYETARIEYDAYRTDLEALAQATKSDGTNAARLEEAQSNYEEHKQNFEKLRSDVSIKLKFLDENRIKVMHKQLLLFHNAISAYFSGNQTALEATLKQFKIKVKPPNSSLPSWLEQ from the exons ATGTTCCATATAGTTGCTGTATCAAGTGGAATGGAGCGAAGTATTCATGAAATGTTAAAAGATGCTCCTTCTTTAAACGATAATGACAACACAGTTCATAGCGGAACCCCTCCCCCTCATGTACCAAACAATTGTAACAATGATAGTCAAACTAGACCAGCTACAATAAATTTAACGATGTCTAGTCCTATGTCACAAACAT CTGTAACAATATCTCCAAATACACCTATTCCCAATAATGATACACAAACAATGGGTACTGCtcaaagaaaaattgaaagcaTTAAAAATTGGAGTATTTCTACATATAAGTGTACCAGACAGTTAATGTATGAAAAACTTGGAAAAACATCTCGTACAGTTGATTCGG AGCTGGAAACGCAAATTGAATTATTGAGAGACACTCAACGTAAATATTGCAATGTATTACGGTTATCAAGAGCACTGGCTTCCCATTTTCATCATGTTGTTCAAACACAACATGCTCTTGGAGAAGCATTTTCTGAGTTAGCACAGAAATCTCCCGAGTTACAAGAAGAGTTtctgtacaactctgaaacccaGAGATATTTAACTAAAAACGGTGAAACGCTATTAGGGGCCTtaaatttttttgtttcttcCGTAAATACGCTCTGTAATAAAACTATTGAAGACACCTTGCTCACAGTACGGCAGTATGAAACAGCAAG AATAGAATATGATGCCTATAGAACGGATCTTGAAGCATTAGCGCAAGCAACCAAATCTGACGGTACTAATGCGGCAAGATTAGAAGAGGCGCAATCTAATTACGAGgaacataaacaaaattttgagaAACTACGTTCAGATGTTTCGATTAAGcttaaatttttagacgaaaacaGG ATCAAGGTAATGCATAAACAGTTACTGTTGTTTCATAATGCAATATCCGCCTACTTTTCTGGAAATCAAACTGCATTGGAAGCAACATTGAAGCAATTTAAGATAAAGGTTAAACCACCAAATTCGTCTTTACCATCGTGGCTCGAGCAGTAG
- the Arfip gene encoding ADP ribosylation factor interacting protein arfaptin isoform X3 → MERSIHEMLKDAPSLNDNDNTVHSGTPPPHVPNNCNNDSQTRPATINLTMSSPMSQTSVTISPNTPIPNNDTQTMGTAQRKIESIKNWSISTYKCTRQLMYEKLGKTSRTVDSELETQIELLRDTQRKYCNVLRLSRALASHFHHVVQTQHALGEAFSELAQKSPELQEEFLYNSETQRYLTKNGETLLGALNFFVSSVNTLCNKTIEDTLLTVRQYETARIEYDAYRTDLEALAQATKSDGTNAARLEEAQSNYEEHKQNFEKLRSDVSIKLKFLDENRIKVMHKQLLLFHNAISAYFSGNQTALEATLKQFKIKVKPPNSSLPSWLEQ, encoded by the exons ATGGAGCGAAGTATTCATGAAATGTTAAAAGATGCTCCTTCTTTAAACGATAATGACAACACAGTTCATAGCGGAACCCCTCCCCCTCATGTACCAAACAATTGTAACAATGATAGTCAAACTAGACCAGCTACAATAAATTTAACGATGTCTAGTCCTATGTCACAAACAT CTGTAACAATATCTCCAAATACACCTATTCCCAATAATGATACACAAACAATGGGTACTGCtcaaagaaaaattgaaagcaTTAAAAATTGGAGTATTTCTACATATAAGTGTACCAGACAGTTAATGTATGAAAAACTTGGAAAAACATCTCGTACAGTTGATTCGG AGCTGGAAACGCAAATTGAATTATTGAGAGACACTCAACGTAAATATTGCAATGTATTACGGTTATCAAGAGCACTGGCTTCCCATTTTCATCATGTTGTTCAAACACAACATGCTCTTGGAGAAGCATTTTCTGAGTTAGCACAGAAATCTCCCGAGTTACAAGAAGAGTTtctgtacaactctgaaacccaGAGATATTTAACTAAAAACGGTGAAACGCTATTAGGGGCCTtaaatttttttgtttcttcCGTAAATACGCTCTGTAATAAAACTATTGAAGACACCTTGCTCACAGTACGGCAGTATGAAACAGCAAG AATAGAATATGATGCCTATAGAACGGATCTTGAAGCATTAGCGCAAGCAACCAAATCTGACGGTACTAATGCGGCAAGATTAGAAGAGGCGCAATCTAATTACGAGgaacataaacaaaattttgagaAACTACGTTCAGATGTTTCGATTAAGcttaaatttttagacgaaaacaGG ATCAAGGTAATGCATAAACAGTTACTGTTGTTTCATAATGCAATATCCGCCTACTTTTCTGGAAATCAAACTGCATTGGAAGCAACATTGAAGCAATTTAAGATAAAGGTTAAACCACCAAATTCGTCTTTACCATCGTGGCTCGAGCAGTAG
- the Pix gene encoding ATP-binding cassette sub-family E member 1 pix, with protein MPPKKSMEETDRLTRIAIVNSDKCKPKRCRQECKRSCPVVRMGKLCIEVTPNSKIASISEELCIGCGICVKKCPFEAISIINLPSNLEKETTHRYSKNSFKLHRLPIPRPGEVLGLVGTNGIGKSTALKILAGKQKPNLGRYTDPPDWTEILSHFRGSELQNYFTKILEDDLKALIKPQYVDQIPKAVKGTVQQLLDKKDECKNQLDICKMLDLMHIRDRGIDALSGGELQRFACAMVCIQNGDIFMFDEPSSYLDVKQRLNAALTIRSLIHPDKFIIVVEHDLSVLDYLSDFICCLYGVPGAYGVVTMPFSVREGINIFLDGFVPTENLRFREESLVFKVAESATEEEVKRMNHYEYPAMTKTMGSFNLIVEKGQFTDSEILVLLGENGTGKTTFIRMLAGNLPPDDGSGSIPQLHISYKPQKISPKSQGIVRQLLHEKIRDAYVHPQFVTDVMKPLKIDDIMDQEVQNLSGGELQRVALALCLGKPADVYLIDEPSAYLDSEQRLVAAKVIKRFILHAKKTGFVVEHDFIMATYLADRVIVFSGVPSLSTTAHSPQSLLNGMNRFLELLGITFRRDPNNFRPRINKSQSVKDLDQKRAGQYFFLEE; from the exons ATGCCACCAAAAAAATCAATGGAGGAAACGGATCGTTTGACTCGTATAGCTATTGTTAATTCTGATAAGTGTAAACCAAAACGGTGTAGACAAGAATGCAAGAGATCTTGTCCTGTAGTACGGATGGGGAAACTTTGTATAGAAGTTACTCCAAATAGTAAAATAGCTTCTATATCTGAAGAATTATGTATTGGATGTGGTATTTGTGTTAAG aaaTGTCCATTTGAGGCAATATCTATCATTAACCTTCCTAGTAATTTAGAAAAAGAAACTACACACCGTTATTCAAAGAATTCATTTAAACTGCATAGACTGCCTATTCCGCGTCCTGGGGAAGTACTAGGTTTGGTTGGAACCAATGGAATTGGTAAATCAACCGCACTAAAAATTTTGGCAGGCAAACAGAAGCCCAATCTGGGTAGATACACT GATCCACCAGATTGGACAGAAATTTTAAGTCATTTTAGGGGTAGCgaattgcaaaattattttactAAAATATTGGAAGACGATTTGAAAGCCCTCATTAAGCCTCAGTATGTAGATCAAATTCCTAAAGCTGTAAAAGGCACTGTGCAACAACTCTTGGATAAGAAGGACGAGTGCAAAAATCAATTAGACATTTGTAAAATGCTGG ATTTGATGCATATACGCGACCGAGGCATCGACGCACTATCTGGCGGAGAATTGCAACGATTTGCTTGTGCTATGGTGTGCATCCAGAATGGAGACATTTTTATGTTCGATGAACCGTCTTCATATTTAGACGTAAAGCAGCGTCTTAATGCGGCTTTAACGATTCGATCTCTTATTCATCCTGACAA GTTTATAATAGTAGTAGAACACGACTTATCAGTTTTGGATTATTTATCGGACTTTATATGTTGCCTTTACGGTGTTCCTGGAGCTTACGGTGTAGTTACTATGCCTTTCTCTGTAAGAGAAGGTATAAACATTTTCCTCGACGGTTTCGTACCAACGGAAAATTTGAGATTCCGCGAGGAGTCCCTTGTTTTCAAAGTAGCGGAAAGCGCTACCGAGGAGGAAGTGAAACGTATGAATCATTACGAATATCCCGCGATGACGAAAACAATGGGTTCGTTTAACTTAATAGTTGAAAAAGGGCAATTCACGGATTCTGAAATTCTTGTACTACTCGGTGAAAATGGTACTGGAAAAACGACATTTATTAGAATGTTAGCTGGTAATTTACCACCCGATGACGGCTCTG GGAGTATTCCCCAACTACATATCAGCTATAAACCACAAAAGATAAGTCCTAAATCTCAAGGTATCGTACGGCAATTGTTGCACGAAAAGATTAGGGATGCTTACGTTCATCCTCAGTTTGTGACGGACGTTATGAAACCTTTAAAGATAGATGATATTATGGATCAAGAAGTGCAGAATTTATCCGGGGGAGAATTGCAACGGGTAGCTTTGGCTTTGTGTCTCGGAAAGCCTGCCGATGTTTATTTAATCGACGAACCTTCCGCGTATTTGGATTCTGAGCAACGTTTAGTTGCGGCCAAAGTAATAAAACG gttCATATTACATGCCAAAAAGACAGGGTTCGTAGTAGAGCACGATTTTATTATGGCTACATATCTAGCTGACCGTGTAATAGTATTCTCTGGTGTACCATCTTTGTCAACTACAGCTCATAGTCCACAATCTTTACTAAACGGTATGAACAGGTTCTTAGAGCTCCTAGGCATTACTTTCAGAAGAGACCCGAACAACTTCAGACCGAGGATTAATAAGAGTCAATCTGTAAAA GATTTGGATCAAAAGAGAGCAGGGCAATATTTCTTCTTGGAGGAGTGA